From Burkholderia savannae, a single genomic window includes:
- a CDS encoding Lrp/AsnC family transcriptional regulator, which translates to MSLDRTDMRILRELESDGRISNQDLATSVALSPSACLRRVKLMEEQGVIEGYRCVIAPKRIGVEFEALVHVSMRPDIDDWHDSFVAAIQSWPEVVAAQVVTGESNYVLTVRARSLDHFSEFVMNKLHRARGVMSTNSSIVLATLKRDGSVLDLAAKPA; encoded by the coding sequence ATGAGCCTGGATCGTACCGATATGCGCATTCTTCGCGAGCTGGAGAGCGACGGGCGCATCAGCAATCAAGACCTCGCGACGTCGGTCGCGCTGTCGCCGTCCGCGTGCTTGCGGCGCGTCAAGCTGATGGAGGAGCAGGGCGTGATCGAAGGTTATCGGTGCGTGATCGCGCCGAAGCGCATCGGCGTCGAATTCGAGGCGCTCGTGCATGTGTCGATGCGGCCCGACATCGACGACTGGCACGATTCGTTCGTCGCCGCGATCCAGTCGTGGCCGGAAGTCGTCGCCGCGCAGGTGGTGACGGGCGAATCGAACTACGTGCTGACCGTGCGGGCGCGCAGCCTCGATCACTTCTCCGAGTTCGTGATGAACAAGCTGCACCGCGCGCGCGGCGTGATGTCGACGAATTCGAGCATCGTGCTCGCGACGCTCAAGCGCGACGGCTCCGTGCTCGATCTCGCGGCCAAGCCCGCTTAG
- a CDS encoding amino acid aminotransferase, which yields MFEHIHAYPGDPILSLFQAFQRDPEPRKVNLSIGLYYDESGAVPVLDSVRAAAARLSERHDAHTYLPMEGMADYRRALQSLLFGADSTALRDKRIATVQTVGGSGALRLGADLLKRYFPDSAIWIGDPTWDNHRVLFAAAGLDVHTYPYYDAATNGIRFDAMTATLDTLPARAIVLLQPCCHNPTGIDLSREQWRELAALCGRRGLIPFLDIAYQGFGDSLDDDAWPIRAMTDAGLPVFVSHSFSKNFSLYGERCGGLSIACANESEAARVLSQIQAGVRRIYSSPPLHGARLISTVLNDAALAQQWARDVAAMRERIKRMRSALAARLAALVPGASFDYLVEQRGMFSYTGLAPAEVDALRERDGVYLLRSGRACIAGLSDANVDHVANAIAGVLKTRRARVAA from the coding sequence ATGTTCGAACACATCCACGCGTACCCCGGCGACCCGATCCTGTCGCTGTTCCAGGCGTTCCAGCGCGATCCCGAGCCGCGCAAGGTCAACCTCAGCATCGGCCTGTATTACGACGAAAGCGGCGCCGTGCCCGTCCTCGACAGCGTGCGCGCGGCGGCGGCGCGCCTGAGCGAGCGGCACGACGCGCACACGTATCTGCCGATGGAAGGCATGGCCGACTACCGGCGCGCGCTGCAATCGCTGCTGTTCGGCGCCGACAGCACCGCGTTGCGCGACAAGCGGATCGCGACGGTGCAGACGGTCGGCGGCTCCGGCGCGCTGCGTCTCGGCGCGGACCTGCTGAAGCGCTATTTCCCCGACAGCGCGATCTGGATCGGCGATCCGACATGGGACAACCACCGCGTGCTGTTCGCGGCGGCGGGCCTCGACGTGCACACGTACCCGTACTACGACGCGGCGACGAACGGCATCCGCTTCGACGCGATGACGGCGACGCTCGACACGCTGCCCGCGCGCGCGATCGTGCTGCTGCAGCCGTGCTGCCACAACCCGACGGGCATCGACCTGTCGCGCGAGCAGTGGCGCGAGCTCGCCGCGCTGTGCGGCCGGCGCGGGCTGATCCCGTTCCTCGACATCGCATATCAAGGCTTCGGCGACAGCCTGGACGACGACGCCTGGCCGATCCGCGCGATGACCGACGCGGGGCTGCCCGTCTTCGTCAGCCATTCGTTCTCGAAGAATTTCTCGCTGTACGGCGAACGCTGCGGCGGGCTGTCGATCGCGTGCGCGAACGAAAGCGAGGCGGCCCGCGTGCTGAGCCAGATTCAGGCGGGCGTGCGCCGCATCTATTCGAGCCCGCCGCTTCACGGCGCGCGGCTCATCTCGACCGTGCTGAACGACGCAGCCCTCGCGCAGCAATGGGCGCGCGACGTCGCCGCGATGCGCGAGCGCATCAAGCGGATGCGCTCGGCGCTCGCCGCGCGGCTCGCTGCGCTCGTGCCGGGCGCGTCGTTCGACTACCTCGTCGAGCAGCGCGGAATGTTCAGCTACACCGGCCTCGCGCCCGCCGAAGTCGACGCGCTGCGCGAGCGCGACGGCGTGTACCTGCTGCGCTCCGGGCGCGCGTGCATCGCCGGGCTGAGCGACGCGAACGTCGATCATGTCGCGAACGCGATCGCCGGCGTGTTGAAGACGCGCCGGGCGCGCGTCGCGGCGTGA
- a CDS encoding RidA family protein — protein MPALIPVDLPAPAQPFSWATHAHGLMFTAHGPVDATGAIVGGDIARQARLTLSNLAATVRAARAQMQDVAQVLLYVADARDIPIIDAVYREFFDAPYPNRACVAVHGFAHPDMRIELVAHVALGRASSRAAD, from the coding sequence ATGCCCGCACTGATTCCCGTCGATCTGCCCGCACCCGCACAGCCGTTCTCGTGGGCCACGCACGCGCACGGCCTGATGTTCACCGCGCACGGTCCCGTCGATGCGACGGGCGCGATCGTCGGCGGCGACATCGCGCGGCAGGCGCGTCTCACGCTGTCGAACCTCGCCGCAACCGTGCGCGCCGCCCGCGCGCAGATGCAGGACGTCGCCCAGGTGCTGCTGTACGTCGCCGACGCACGCGACATCCCCATCATCGATGCTGTCTACCGCGAGTTCTTCGACGCACCGTACCCGAACCGCGCATGCGTCGCGGTGCACGGCTTCGCGCATCCGGACATGCGCATCGAGCTCGTCGCGCACGTCGCGCTCGGCCGCGCGTCGAGCCGCGCGGCCGACTAG
- a CDS encoding porin yields MNRFGATTWPVAIGIALSGPAFAQSSVTLYGIVDQSIRYTTHADAANGGAVQMANGAITNSRWGLKGAEDLGDGLKAIFRLENGFEPQSGQADGARLFGRYAYVGLSGRFGTVELGRQTTEGFNLFGDLDPLTIGNYTANMWPYFLTQGYANNVVSYANTLGGLALGASYGFGGVAGSMSRNAYWGVRSAYTHGALTIGAVYQQTRDAGGRAQQMWGAAGRYAVGPATLFVGYLGGKDATGTIDRDYLNDPGRTVAYGSFADHPRYDTIGYAGAAYRIDPAITLTGAFYYDAIRNVNGIDGNGGKRYAGVLEAEYALSKATQAYASVDYNKVSGGAVTEMPGRGNQTGVAVGLRHMF; encoded by the coding sequence ATGAACAGGTTTGGAGCAACGACATGGCCGGTCGCGATCGGCATCGCGCTGTCGGGCCCTGCATTCGCGCAGAGCTCGGTCACGCTGTACGGGATCGTCGATCAGAGCATCCGCTACACGACGCACGCGGACGCCGCGAACGGCGGCGCCGTGCAAATGGCGAACGGCGCGATCACGAACAGCCGCTGGGGCCTGAAAGGCGCCGAGGATCTCGGCGACGGCCTGAAGGCGATCTTCCGCCTCGAGAACGGCTTCGAGCCGCAATCGGGGCAAGCGGACGGCGCTCGCCTGTTCGGCCGCTACGCGTACGTCGGCCTGTCGGGCCGCTTCGGCACGGTCGAGCTCGGCCGCCAGACCACCGAGGGCTTCAACCTGTTCGGCGATCTCGATCCGCTGACGATCGGCAACTACACGGCGAACATGTGGCCGTACTTCCTCACGCAGGGCTACGCGAACAACGTCGTCAGCTATGCGAACACGCTCGGCGGCCTCGCGCTCGGCGCGAGCTACGGCTTCGGCGGCGTCGCGGGCAGCATGAGCCGCAACGCGTACTGGGGCGTGCGCTCCGCGTACACGCACGGCGCACTGACGATCGGCGCCGTCTATCAGCAGACGCGCGACGCCGGCGGCCGCGCGCAGCAGATGTGGGGCGCGGCGGGCCGCTACGCCGTCGGCCCCGCGACGCTGTTCGTCGGCTATCTCGGCGGCAAGGACGCGACGGGCACGATCGATCGCGACTACCTGAACGATCCGGGCCGCACGGTCGCCTACGGCTCGTTCGCCGATCATCCGCGCTACGACACGATCGGCTACGCGGGCGCCGCGTACCGGATCGATCCGGCGATCACGCTCACGGGCGCGTTCTATTACGATGCGATCCGCAACGTGAACGGCATCGACGGCAACGGCGGCAAGCGCTACGCGGGCGTGCTCGAAGCGGAGTACGCATTGTCGAAGGCGACGCAGGCGTACGCGAGCGTCGACTACAACAAGGTGTCCGGCGGCGCCGTCACCGAGATGCCGGGCCGCGGCAATCAGACGGGCGTCGCGGTCGGCCTGCGGCACATGTTCTGA
- a CDS encoding amino acid permease has product MSSEGQFHAIAAREGGLRRTLSASQMTMIAIGGAIGTGLFLGSGFAIGFAGPSVLISYAIGALISLLLMGCLAEMTVAHPTSGSFGAHAEHYLGPWAGFLVRYAYWACIVLAVGTEVTAIALYMKYWFPAVPGWIWIAGFSAVLVLVNALSVDVFGSVEYWFSVVKIAAIVAFIAIGGYVVFVDPSLVAGSNAGAPGLRHYVAHGGFFPKGAWGMWVAVIVSIFSYLSIEMIAVAAGEAQDPERAVTRAFRSTVVRLVLFYLVTLALMLAIVPWTAAGRDESPFVKVMTAIHLPGAAGVINFVVLIAALSAMNSQLYITTRMMFSLACAGHAPHGLGRLSARGVPLNALLLSTAGIAIATLVSIVYPDASFTIMMAISMFGAMFTWMMIFVTHYFFRRKRAASGRPAAGFRMPGFPFATLAGAALMLAIMATTYFTPEFHMTLVFGVPFLVALSVLYLARYRRRPEALADTQTLPR; this is encoded by the coding sequence ATGAGTTCGGAAGGGCAATTTCACGCGATCGCGGCCCGCGAAGGCGGGTTGCGCCGCACGCTGAGCGCCAGCCAGATGACGATGATCGCGATCGGCGGCGCGATCGGCACGGGCCTCTTTCTCGGCAGCGGCTTCGCGATCGGTTTCGCGGGGCCGAGCGTGCTGATCAGCTATGCGATCGGCGCGCTGATCTCGCTGCTGCTGATGGGCTGCCTCGCGGAGATGACGGTCGCGCATCCGACGTCGGGCTCGTTCGGCGCGCACGCCGAGCACTACCTCGGCCCCTGGGCGGGTTTTCTCGTGCGCTACGCGTATTGGGCGTGCATCGTGCTCGCGGTCGGCACCGAAGTCACCGCGATCGCGCTGTACATGAAGTACTGGTTTCCCGCGGTGCCCGGCTGGATCTGGATCGCGGGCTTCTCGGCCGTGCTCGTGCTCGTCAACGCGCTGAGCGTCGACGTGTTCGGCTCGGTCGAATACTGGTTCTCGGTCGTGAAGATCGCGGCGATCGTCGCGTTCATCGCGATCGGCGGCTACGTCGTGTTCGTCGATCCGTCGCTCGTCGCGGGCTCGAACGCGGGCGCGCCGGGCCTGCGCCATTACGTCGCGCACGGCGGCTTCTTCCCGAAAGGCGCATGGGGGATGTGGGTCGCGGTGATCGTGTCGATCTTCAGTTACCTGAGCATCGAGATGATCGCCGTCGCCGCGGGCGAGGCGCAGGACCCGGAGCGCGCGGTCACGCGCGCGTTCCGCTCGACGGTCGTCCGCCTCGTGCTGTTCTACCTCGTCACGCTCGCGCTGATGCTGGCGATCGTCCCGTGGACCGCCGCCGGACGCGACGAGAGCCCGTTCGTCAAGGTGATGACCGCGATTCACCTGCCGGGCGCGGCGGGCGTCATCAACTTCGTCGTGCTGATCGCCGCGCTGTCCGCGATGAACAGCCAGCTCTACATCACGACGCGGATGATGTTCAGCCTCGCGTGCGCGGGCCACGCGCCGCACGGCCTCGGCCGGCTCAGCGCGCGCGGCGTGCCGCTCAACGCGCTGCTGCTGTCGACGGCCGGCATCGCGATCGCGACGCTCGTGAGCATCGTCTACCCGGACGCGTCGTTCACGATCATGATGGCGATCTCGATGTTCGGCGCGATGTTCACGTGGATGATGATCTTCGTCACGCACTACTTCTTCCGCCGCAAGCGCGCGGCGAGCGGGCGGCCGGCGGCCGGCTTCCGGATGCCCGGCTTCCCGTTCGCCACGCTCGCCGGCGCGGCGCTGATGCTCGCGATCATGGCGACGACGTACTTCACGCCCGAGTTTCACATGACGCTCGTGTTCGGCGTGCCGTTTCTCGTCGCGCTGAGCGTGCTGTATCTCGCGCGATATCGCCGCCGGCCGGAAGCGCTCGCCGACACGCAGACGCTGCCGCGATAA
- a CDS encoding FadR/GntR family transcriptional regulator has translation MNSFDTNHLLNPARALARPFGDSAERRSLKASPRVQRVLDELVTRIVDGEYTSGLLPPQDVLARELGVPRSVMREVTRMLTARRMLHARTKAGTRLTPRSEWRLFDDHVMQWRMRIASDTDFLLDVAAMCDLIEPEAAAQVAVHSDDAQRRAIRAAHAALREAIEPDALRRALELLHASIVEASRNQFIRQMAEVARAGVMAIDLDAATLQERNDAIRDAAAKLVASIDGRDGDGARTAMVALRAAVSEASLDPA, from the coding sequence ATGAACTCCTTTGATACCAACCATCTCCTTAACCCGGCGCGCGCGCTGGCGAGACCGTTCGGCGATTCGGCCGAGCGCCGTTCGCTGAAGGCGTCCCCGCGCGTGCAGCGCGTGCTCGACGAGCTCGTCACGCGCATCGTCGACGGCGAATACACGTCCGGCCTGCTGCCGCCGCAGGACGTGCTCGCGCGCGAGCTGGGCGTGCCGCGCTCGGTGATGCGCGAGGTCACGCGGATGCTGACCGCGCGGCGGATGCTGCACGCGCGGACCAAGGCGGGCACGCGCCTCACGCCGCGCAGCGAATGGCGGCTGTTCGACGATCACGTGATGCAGTGGCGGATGCGGATCGCGTCGGACACGGATTTCCTGCTCGACGTCGCCGCGATGTGCGACCTGATCGAGCCGGAGGCGGCCGCGCAGGTGGCGGTGCATTCGGACGACGCGCAGCGGCGCGCGATCCGCGCCGCGCATGCGGCGCTGCGCGAGGCGATCGAGCCCGACGCGCTGCGCCGCGCGCTCGAGCTGCTGCATGCGTCGATCGTCGAGGCGAGCCGCAATCAGTTCATCCGGCAGATGGCCGAGGTCGCGCGTGCGGGCGTGATGGCGATCGATCTCGACGCGGCGACGCTGCAGGAGCGCAACGACGCGATCCGCGACGCCGCCGCCAAGCTCGTCGCGTCGATCGACGGCCGCGACGGGGACGGCGCGCGCACGGCGATGGTCGCGCTGCGCGCGGCCGTCAGCGAGGCGAGCCTCGATCCGGCCTGA
- a CDS encoding M81 family metallopeptidase, protein MKILVAGFRHETNTFAPSRASYASFVADGGRYPLSRGAEMHRLKGMNLPIAGALAAIEDAGHVALPAIWADAAPSGVVESVAFERIAGEIVDAAKRCDADGIYVDQHGAMAAEHYDDGEGELLRRLRETVGARVPIVASLDLHANVTRQMLDSADALVTYRTYPHVDMADTGRRAIALLDTLLGKRGRHRHFRAARRVPFLIPVNAMCTSLEPSKSVFRLLDRLETGGVRSLSFAPGFPAADFAECGPSIWGYGADPVQLARAVDALYEHVVSIESEWSVRFMSADEAVTEAIRIARRADKPVVIADTQDNPGAGGGSNTTGLLHALVTHRAPDTALGLFFDPAAACAAHAAGLGASLEITLGAESGLPFTGTFRVESLSNGRCHCHGPMLKGATLELGPTACLRIGDVRVVVTSARVQMTDRSFYRIAGVAPETMKILVNKSSVHFRADFDAIADCVLIAKAGGWMAADPADLRWTSLADGMRVSPCGAPFFGCGAPCSTHADGITGEMRI, encoded by the coding sequence ATGAAGATCCTGGTCGCCGGATTCCGGCACGAGACGAACACGTTCGCACCGAGCAGGGCGTCCTACGCGAGCTTCGTCGCGGACGGCGGCCGCTATCCGCTGTCGCGCGGCGCGGAGATGCACCGGCTGAAGGGCATGAACCTGCCGATCGCGGGCGCGCTGGCGGCGATCGAAGACGCCGGGCATGTCGCGCTGCCCGCGATCTGGGCCGACGCGGCGCCGTCGGGCGTCGTCGAATCGGTCGCGTTCGAGCGGATCGCGGGCGAGATCGTCGACGCGGCGAAGCGGTGCGACGCCGACGGCATCTACGTCGACCAGCACGGCGCGATGGCGGCCGAGCATTACGACGACGGCGAAGGCGAACTGCTGCGCCGGCTGCGCGAGACCGTCGGCGCGCGGGTGCCGATCGTCGCGTCGCTCGATCTGCACGCGAACGTCACGCGGCAAATGCTCGACAGCGCGGACGCGCTCGTCACATATCGCACCTATCCTCACGTCGACATGGCGGACACCGGGCGCCGCGCGATCGCGCTGCTCGACACGCTGCTCGGCAAGCGCGGCCGTCATCGCCATTTCCGGGCCGCGCGGCGCGTGCCGTTCCTGATTCCGGTCAACGCGATGTGCACGTCGCTCGAGCCTTCGAAGAGCGTGTTCCGGCTGCTCGACCGGCTGGAAACGGGCGGCGTGCGGTCGCTTTCGTTCGCGCCGGGCTTTCCGGCCGCGGACTTCGCCGAATGCGGGCCTTCGATCTGGGGCTACGGCGCCGATCCCGTCCAGCTCGCGCGCGCCGTCGACGCGCTGTACGAGCACGTCGTGTCGATCGAATCGGAGTGGTCGGTGCGCTTCATGTCGGCGGACGAGGCGGTGACGGAAGCGATCCGGATCGCGCGCCGCGCGGACAAGCCGGTCGTGATCGCCGACACGCAGGACAACCCGGGCGCGGGCGGCGGCTCGAACACGACGGGTTTGCTGCATGCGCTCGTTACGCATCGCGCGCCCGATACGGCGCTCGGGCTGTTCTTCGATCCCGCGGCCGCGTGCGCCGCGCACGCGGCGGGGCTCGGCGCGTCGCTCGAGATCACGCTCGGCGCGGAGAGCGGGCTGCCGTTCACGGGGACGTTTCGCGTCGAGTCGCTGTCGAACGGCCGCTGCCATTGCCATGGCCCGATGCTCAAGGGCGCGACGCTCGAGCTCGGCCCGACCGCGTGCCTGCGGATCGGCGACGTGCGCGTCGTCGTCACGTCGGCGCGCGTGCAGATGACTGACCGGAGCTTCTACCGGATCGCAGGCGTCGCGCCGGAAACGATGAAGATTCTGGTTAACAAGAGCTCCGTGCATTTTCGGGCGGATTTCGATGCGATCGCAGATTGCGTGCTGATTGCGAAAGCGGGCGGCTGGATGGCCGCCGACCCGGCCGATCTGCGCTGGACGTCGCTTGCCGACGGGATGCGCGTGAGCCCGTGCGGCGCGCCGTTCTTCGGCTGCGGCGCGCCGTGCTCGACGCACGCGGACGGGATCACGGGAGAGATGCGGATATAG
- a CDS encoding MFS transporter, whose translation MREQNASGNARSRIYRKVDIRILGFLAVCYVTAYIDRINISFAKLAMQTDLGWSEAVYGLGAGIFFLGYMAFEVPSNLWLTRIGARLTLSRIMVLWGLTSVAMMFATDVTTFYALRFLLGVFEAGFSPGMLFCLTRWYPEARMARAMAMLLCAGPVGAVIGGPVSTLIMTQLAGVYGLTGWQWLFLLEGLPAVLLGVVLFFTLSERPADAKWLSESEKAILLAEIGSAPRAASRHTAFREVLKDPRIYAMAFSYFAIICGLYAVSFWLPTLLRGAGVKNLLHIGALTALPYLAAIVAMQVIGRRSDKRGERRLHSAIALLLSAAALTVTVVAGDRFVVAMVALVAATALMYSAYAVFWAIPADYLKGDVAAGGIALINSIGLFGGFVSPTVIGWIKTTTGSLQAGLMVMVALFVAGAIVLLANRVDAKKWSAAAS comes from the coding sequence ATGAGAGAACAGAACGCTTCCGGAAACGCGCGCTCGCGAATCTATCGAAAGGTCGACATCCGCATCCTCGGGTTTCTCGCAGTCTGTTACGTCACGGCCTATATCGATCGCATCAACATCAGTTTCGCGAAGCTCGCGATGCAGACGGACCTCGGATGGAGCGAGGCCGTGTACGGCCTCGGCGCCGGAATTTTCTTTCTCGGCTACATGGCGTTCGAGGTGCCGAGCAATCTCTGGCTCACCCGTATCGGCGCGCGGCTCACGCTGAGCCGCATCATGGTGTTGTGGGGGCTGACATCGGTCGCGATGATGTTCGCCACCGACGTGACGACGTTCTACGCATTGCGTTTCCTGCTCGGCGTGTTCGAGGCGGGTTTCAGCCCCGGCATGCTGTTCTGTCTGACACGCTGGTATCCGGAGGCGCGAATGGCGCGCGCGATGGCGATGCTCTTGTGTGCGGGACCCGTCGGCGCCGTGATCGGCGGGCCGGTGTCGACGCTCATCATGACGCAGCTCGCGGGCGTGTATGGTCTGACCGGCTGGCAGTGGCTGTTTCTGCTCGAAGGGTTGCCGGCGGTGCTGCTCGGCGTCGTGCTGTTCTTCACGCTGAGCGAGCGGCCCGCCGACGCGAAGTGGCTGAGCGAGAGCGAGAAGGCGATCCTGCTCGCCGAGATCGGTTCGGCGCCGCGTGCGGCAAGCCGGCACACCGCGTTTCGCGAGGTCCTGAAAGATCCACGAATCTATGCGATGGCGTTCTCCTATTTCGCGATCATCTGCGGTCTCTATGCGGTCAGCTTCTGGCTGCCGACGCTGCTGCGCGGCGCCGGCGTGAAGAACCTGCTGCATATCGGCGCGCTGACCGCGCTGCCCTATCTCGCGGCGATCGTCGCGATGCAGGTGATCGGCCGGCGCTCCGACAAGCGCGGCGAGCGGCGTCTGCACAGCGCGATCGCGCTGCTGCTGAGCGCGGCCGCGTTGACGGTCACGGTGGTCGCGGGCGATCGCTTCGTCGTCGCGATGGTCGCGCTCGTCGCGGCGACCGCGCTGATGTATTCGGCCTACGCGGTGTTCTGGGCGATTCCCGCCGATTATCTGAAGGGCGACGTCGCCGCGGGCGGCATCGCGCTCATCAATTCGATCGGCCTGTTCGGCGGCTTCGTGAGCCCGACGGTCATCGGCTGGATCAAGACCACGACGGGCAGCCTGCAGGCCGGGCTGATGGTGATGGTCGCGCTGTTCGTCGCGGGCGCGATCGTGCTGCTCGCGAACCGCGTCGACGCGAAGAAATGGAGCGCCGCCGCATCATGA
- a CDS encoding LysR family transcriptional regulator, with amino-acid sequence MDQSFQVNLNRLRYFHAILDHGSIRAAAERLNTAPSVVSRQLQLLESEIGAPLFERRQHGMIATEAATLLVEYTHACRIGLEQFHESLHGELRGRVEIALTVGYVEDLMDSVITRFLHRHPHVSVALNVRTADGVVDDVLRKRAHIGLTYNPSLPQEIRECLSVAHPTFLAVAPDHPLAKRGEPLELREAVSYPLALMPAPYYGVGQIVHTVAHAENIPLAPRLVTNSVPAMRRFVRSGNGVAFLTRLLIEDDLECGEIVALRMRNPLFNSPCGKVLVHNERALPRAANEILAQIVRDLPSFKV; translated from the coding sequence ATGGATCAATCGTTCCAGGTCAATCTCAACCGCCTCCGCTACTTCCACGCAATCCTCGACCACGGATCGATCCGCGCGGCGGCAGAACGGCTGAACACCGCGCCATCCGTCGTCAGCCGGCAGTTGCAGCTGCTCGAGAGCGAAATCGGCGCACCGCTGTTCGAGCGCCGGCAGCACGGCATGATCGCGACCGAAGCCGCCACCCTCCTCGTCGAATACACGCACGCGTGCCGAATCGGATTAGAGCAATTCCACGAATCCTTGCACGGCGAATTGCGCGGGCGCGTCGAGATCGCACTGACGGTCGGCTATGTCGAAGACCTGATGGATTCCGTTATCACACGTTTTTTGCATCGGCATCCGCACGTATCGGTCGCATTGAACGTGCGCACCGCGGACGGCGTCGTAGATGACGTATTACGCAAACGTGCGCATATCGGCCTCACGTACAATCCGTCGCTGCCGCAAGAGATTCGCGAGTGCCTGAGCGTCGCGCATCCGACGTTTCTCGCGGTCGCGCCCGATCATCCGCTCGCGAAGCGCGGCGAGCCGCTCGAATTGCGCGAGGCCGTCAGCTATCCGCTCGCGCTGATGCCCGCGCCGTATTACGGCGTCGGGCAGATCGTGCACACCGTCGCGCATGCGGAGAACATTCCGCTCGCGCCGCGGCTCGTCACGAACTCGGTGCCCGCGATGCGGCGCTTCGTGCGTTCGGGCAACGGCGTCGCGTTCCTCACGCGCCTGCTGATCGAAGACGATCTCGAATGCGGCGAGATCGTCGCGCTGCGGATGCGCAATCCGCTGTTCAACTCGCCCTGCGGCAAGGTGCTCGTTCACAACGAGCGCGCGCTGCCGCGCGCGGCGAACGAGATCCTCGCGCAGATCGTGCGGGATTTGCCGTCGTTCAAGGTTTGA
- a CDS encoding DUF3175 domain-containing protein: MATGKTPARKSAPRKTAPRPPASGRKRARTAQEKSGRDWSNDVMRHSNALDLEPDIFKSDDPEAIAQSLKRSALDSTRRKANPFQSAMSMLNFYVNRAGRNLPKARRETLELAKKKLREAFGRKP; the protein is encoded by the coding sequence ATGGCTACCGGCAAGACGCCCGCCCGCAAAAGCGCCCCGCGCAAGACCGCGCCCCGTCCGCCCGCGTCCGGCCGCAAGCGCGCCCGCACCGCGCAGGAAAAATCCGGCCGTGACTGGTCGAACGACGTGATGCGGCACAGCAACGCGCTCGATCTCGAACCCGACATCTTCAAGTCCGACGACCCCGAAGCGATCGCGCAATCGCTGAAACGCTCCGCGCTCGACAGCACGCGGCGCAAGGCCAATCCGTTTCAATCGGCGATGTCGATGCTCAATTTCTACGTGAACCGCGCCGGCCGAAACCTTCCGAAGGCGCGCCGGGAAACGCTCGAGCTCGCGAAGAAAAAATTGCGCGAGGCGTTCGGCCGCAAGCCCTGA
- a CDS encoding MipA/OmpV family protein, whose protein sequence is MADARAVPIRGAVAPRRAPARRRIDRIDRAVRGIVCIACAAAAVSARAQTPSPAAEWQYSAGVPLDKLFDPQQPAWQIAVGAAATLQPRYDGSNQYRPMAGPTLDVRYRDLWFVSTGEGIGVNVLRGPNWRATISVGYDFGRREADDRGHLTGVGNVNPAAVIKLSADYVISRDFPLVLRADVRRSVGGANGWVADLAAYMPLPGSSETFYWFAGPTVTFADSRYMNSWFGVNDAQAARSGYSRYAPSAGVKSVGGGVTLVWFVTKHWFVTADGAVEQLVGSAARSPLTQRSTDSAVDVSINYQF, encoded by the coding sequence ATGGCCGACGCACGAGCCGTTCCAATCCGGGGAGCCGTCGCACCGCGCCGCGCGCCGGCGCGACGGCGCATCGATCGCATCGATCGCGCCGTGCGCGGCATCGTCTGCATCGCGTGCGCGGCGGCGGCCGTTTCGGCGCGCGCGCAGACGCCGTCGCCGGCCGCCGAGTGGCAGTATTCGGCCGGCGTGCCGCTCGACAAGCTTTTCGATCCGCAGCAGCCGGCATGGCAGATCGCGGTCGGCGCGGCCGCGACGCTGCAGCCGCGCTACGACGGCTCGAACCAGTATCGTCCGATGGCCGGGCCGACCCTCGACGTCCGCTATCGCGACCTGTGGTTCGTGTCGACGGGCGAGGGGATCGGCGTCAACGTGCTGCGCGGGCCGAACTGGCGCGCGACGATCTCCGTGGGCTACGACTTCGGCCGCCGCGAGGCCGACGACCGCGGTCATCTGACGGGCGTCGGCAACGTCAATCCGGCGGCGGTGATCAAGCTGTCGGCCGATTACGTGATCTCGCGCGATTTCCCGCTCGTGCTGCGCGCGGACGTTCGCCGCAGCGTCGGCGGCGCGAACGGGTGGGTCGCCGATCTCGCCGCGTACATGCCGCTGCCCGGCAGCTCGGAAACGTTCTACTGGTTCGCGGGGCCGACCGTCACGTTCGCCGATTCGCGCTACATGAACAGCTGGTTCGGCGTGAACGACGCGCAGGCGGCGCGCTCCGGCTATTCGCGCTATGCGCCGAGCGCGGGTGTGAAGTCGGTCGGCGGCGGCGTGACGCTCGTCTGGTTCGTCACGAAGCACTGGTTCGTGACGGCCGACGGCGCGGTCGAACAACTCGTCGGCAGCGCCGCGCGCAGTCCGCTCACGCAGCGCTCGACGGATTCGGCCGTCGACGTGTCGATCAATTACCAGTTTTAG